The window actCCCGGTAAGATGTCTTTTAATTCAATTCCTGTCATAGATTTAGAAGAAGCATTCGATTCGGGCCTTAAATCACAGTTCCTCGAAAAACTGCGGTATGCTCTTATAGATGTTGGTTTCCTGCTTCTAGTAAACCACGAGAGATATGGCCcttctcaaagagattttgcAGACATTAAGGAacaagcaattgatttcttcaatctaCCAGAGCACGCCAAACAATCCTGTGAAATGATCAAGTCTCCACATTTTCTAGGATACAGCAGGTTGGGCAATGAGATAACCGCTGGGAGGTCTGATCACCGTGAGCAAATTGACTTAGCAACCGAACTCCCACCACCTAGGGAGGGTGAGCCTTTGTATAAGCAAATTGAAGGCCCCAATTTATGGCCAGACGAGAAACATGCCCCAAAATTTAGGCCAGTAGTTACTAGCTACATTGCTAAGATGACAAAACTTGCGACTACTTTCAGAAGACTTGTATGTGAGGCCATTGGACTACCTCCTGATAGCCTTGACTCTTATTTCAAGGAAAACCAGCAATGCAAGATGAAGCTGATTGCATATCCAGATATTCctcaagaaaatgaaagCGATTTTAACCAAGGGGTTGGGCCTCACCGTGATTCTGATTTTTTAACTTACATATTTCAGGCATCGCAACATAGTGGTTCTTTACAAGTACAAAACTTTCAAGGGAAGTGGGTAGCTATAGATAATGTTCCCGGGTCCCTGGTAGTGAATGTGGGGCAAACTCTCGAAGCATTGACTAACGGTGTGTGTAAAGCTACTATTCATCGGGTTGCTAACCCTGATTCGGGTTTGGGGACACGGTTGTCCATTCCATTTTTCCAAACCATAGATTTGGATTCTCGCAAGAGCATAGTGGCTGACATACCATCCAACATTCTGCAGCTCAGGGATACACGGGATAAGCTAATTACCGATTGGGGGGTTGATGTCGGATTCCAATTCTCTCCGGACATGAGCAAAAACCCAGTTGGGTATGCCGTCTTTCGAAATAGAATCAAGTCGCACCAGGATGTAGCCGCGAAATGGTACCCGCAAGTTCTAGAGCAGGTGCTAACAGAGTATTCTGCTTAATCTTTTCTCCGAACCAAAACAGCACCacaattgaaaagctcaagGAGATTGACGCCAGTCACAATGGGAAACTCCAATGATTCTCACAAGAAATGGGTGCTGCCACCTCACTGATCATCAACCCGTGCAAAATTGCTGAGTCTAAACTCTTAGACTAGATTTTAGTAATTTAGAAAGCAGAGCTTACGATTACAGCCGCACTTCTAAACAAACTCGTGTAGCGTCTCTAATTCAATTCCATGGCCGGAGTCCAGTAGGAACGGTTTGTCTAGTGACTAAGAAGTATTAATTGGGATTCTAGAAGAGCTGAAAAGGGACAGGTACAGGTACAATAACTAAGCCATCACACTTCGAAAGCTTCCCACCAAGCACATACGAACCTCGGTTTAGCCACTGTCGTTGTTAAACCTTACCGTTTTCGTGGAAAATAGCTGCTGCCGCTGGGTCCTAAATGCCAACCATTAAACACTCAGGTACGGAGTGTGTTCAAGTTAACCGAGATactttcaatttatcattCTAAAGGAGTGTATTCACCGCAGCCCAGCTTTCATCTATCAATTTTCCAGAGTGATGCATTCCATGATCTTCCCAATCCGAATCGTATCAACGTTTGTTCAAGCAATCTCAGCCTCGAATTATGATTGACttgagaagttgaaaagatatCAAATCGggcatcttcaaaataaagaATAGTAAAGAGCGTTTCGGATGAAACGCATCGTATGACCTTGCTCTTTCATTTAAATTTTTAGAGCTTTGAAATAAAATGGAAAAAACTTGTAGAGGGTGTCTATCACTCCGCACTTGGCGCTCGCAATTGATTGCATTTCATTTCTGATGGCTGTCGAGGTTGGATTTGGTTTCTCGAAAGTTATGAGAGAGGACCATTTCTTCccaatttcattgattcAATTTACTCATCCTATACTCAAACAATAATGACCAACCCTACTCAAATCAGgtaaagaaaagaaaatcatcaagaagCAAGACTGCCAAACCATATTGGAATGAGGATGCTGCTCATCTTTCCCTGCAATGGGGTCTGAATACGATGCTTTCAACAGCGACTAAAAATCTTGGTCAGAAGATCACATCTGACCCGTGGTTTTCTATCGACGATTCCAGTTTGAATTGATCCTCAGCAGTGGCGTCAGAGAAGAGATGATCAGTGATCGCAAAATTGGGATCCACCCAACTAAATATT of the Torulaspora delbrueckii CBS 1146 chromosome 7, complete genome genome contains:
- the TDEL0G00160 gene encoding isopenicillin N synthase family dioxygenase, which gives rise to MSFNSIPVIDLEEAFDSGLKSQFLEKLRYALIDVGFLLLVNHERYGPSQRDFADIKEQAIDFFNLPEHAKQSCEMIKSPHFLGYSRLGNEITAGRSDHREQIDLATELPPPREGEPLYKQIEGPNLWPDEKHAPKFRPVVTSYIAKMTKLATTFRRLVCEAIGLPPDSLDSYFKENQQCKMKLIAYPDIPQENESDFNQGVGPHRDSDFLTYIFQASQHSGSLQVQNFQGKWVAIDNVPGSLVVNVGQTLEALTNGVCKATIHRVANPDSGLGTRLSIPFFQTIDLDSRKSIVADIPSNILQLRDTRDKLITDWGVDVGFQFSPDMSKNPVGYAVFRNRIKSHQDVAAKWYPQVLEQVLTEYSA